A section of the Vanessa tameamea isolate UH-Manoa-2023 chromosome 29, ilVanTame1 primary haplotype, whole genome shotgun sequence genome encodes:
- the LOC113391768 gene encoding UPF0669 protein C6orf120 homolog has protein sequence MRREFILVLLGIISISTLSSLLSGYVQIEPDKILLDTVVGIVGAGNFSYWQLGHTGPLLIELTSLTGDADLYVSDSVRPSYEVDKNNFSSATCGPELVNIPFEFPRPIGIGVFGDWSHAISEYSIHVFLDTSAVLSEEQLLAIERFHTNPERSDNTNQRTREKVASRRTDDEKPRFMKLLNILDMIFDMLVL, from the exons ATGAGAAGGGAATTTATACTAGTACTGCTAggtattattagtatttctaCGCTATCATCACTTTTATCGGGTTATGTGCAAATTGAGCCAGATAAAATTCTGCTAGACACTGTGGTTGGCATCGTTGGTGCTGGAAATTTTTCTTATTGGCAGCTAGGCCACACGGGGCCTTTATTAATAGAATTAACGTCTCTCACTGGTGACGCAGACCTTTACGTGTCAGATTCGGTCAG gCCAAGTTATGAAGTGGACAAGAATAATTTCAGCTCTGCAACCTGTGGTCCTGAACTGGTTAATATACCATTTGAATTTCCACGACCCATtg GAATAGGTGTATTCGGTGACTGGTCACATGCAATATCAGAGTACAGCATACATGTGTTCCTTGACACATCAGCCGTGCTCAGTGAAGAGCAGCTGCTGGCTATAGAGCGCTTCCACACCAACCCCGAAAGATCTG ATAACACAAACCAACGGACCAGAGAAAAGGTTGCCTCGAGGAGGACGGACGACGAGAAACCGAGATTTATGAAACTGTTAAATATTCTAGATATGATATTTGATATGTTGGTTCTGTAG
- the LOC113391769 gene encoding thioredoxin-related transmembrane protein 2 homolog translates to MSFNKDLRQLLKPYYWVNIILSISYVVSKRTNIICSYLFPDSDCELDSRETEILFFLIIVVMLRTRKAGSVTMVNYLSSSFVYTKIANLILWLYADVRYGLPYGAILILVSLLLPEPTYKGPEHVIYFRGHQVLEEELKHHKNTTWLVCLYAAWHPACVNFAPVFAELSASYNLDNFKFGKLDIGRYPEAAAKYRIQDGPTSRQLPTVLLLSDGQEKMRRPHADSTGKLQKFLFSKDNMKAAFDLDGIYQECKEKLANSKSAKKTE, encoded by the exons atgtcttttaaCAAAGATCTTAGACAATTACTAAAACCATATTACTGGGTTAACATTATACTCAGTATTTCATACGTGGTTTCCAAGAgaactaatataatatgtagttatttatttccCGATTCGGATTGTGAATTAGATAGCCGAGAAACGGAAATCCTGTTCTTCTTAATTATTGTCGTGATGTTGAGGACGAGGAAGGCGGGCAGTGTCACTATGGTGAATTATCTTTCATCATCCTTTGTCTACACAAAGATTGCGAATTTGATACTTTGGTTATACGCCGATGTGAg atatGGTCTTCCGTATGGAGCTATTCTCATTTTAGTCTCCCTGCTCCTGCCCGAACCAACTTATAAGGGGCCTGAGCATGTCATCTATTTCCGGGGACATCAAGTACTCGAGGAAGAGTTAAAACATCACAAGAATACTACGTGGCTGGTCTGTTTGTATGCCGCGTGGCATCCCGCGTGTGTCAACTTTGCACCAGTTTTTGCGGAACTGTCGGCTAGTTATAATCTTGATaactttaaatttggaaaacTTGATATTGGAAG ATATCCTGAGGCAGCAGCTAAGTACAGAATACAAGACGGTCCGACAAGCCGCCAGCTACCCACTGTCCTTCTGTTGAGCGATGGACAGGAGAAAATGAGAAGACCACATGCTGACTCAACCGGGAAGTTACAAAA ATTCCTCTTCTCGAAGGACAATATGAAAGCAGCCTTCGACCTTGACGGGATATACCAGGAGTGCAAAGAGAAACTGGCGAATTCGAAGTCTGCCAAAAAGACCGAATAG
- the LOC113391767 gene encoding LOW QUALITY PROTEIN: zinc finger protein 91-like (The sequence of the model RefSeq protein was modified relative to this genomic sequence to represent the inferred CDS: substituted 1 base at 1 genomic stop codon): MSRQVDVKALVSHVVRGDGVNRCRICMGDTTEGQVHLNDTVIMDGERPVTLSELLETVTGIQMQLDTDGDLPAGVCPECSKCALNAAEFRTLCHHAISQWELTIQLLQNLPGQCNEKIQTMFAIIDKSQMTIINDDMSDDSFSINSAAQRLTEHINPQTNIIKKDNHLSLCKCPNCGKEFQYSHQLSHHLKESTDLKRACHICSKIMLRNDLVTHMLDVHKKNPYDCKKCPALLYSHNQYMRHLTKAHTRGACTCIECGRNFQSSNAYHAHVSVHRPKSCPSCDKLFRNQTCYVYHVKECCNLDRNREDTHHTKNKVTVDVKNENSKRNIKVGLRGSAAKECICDHCGKKFAGKKFVAAHIQIVHMKNTHRPCVYCGKFLAAAHMTQHVKKHESDPSYTCQHCSIVLKTRLGYIQHLRLHTGERPYACDICGETFSASSRRSEHIRRVHKSSDIILKQACHLCPAKFRLPYRLKKHLKTVHNDEGDVSQSQFECQVCHDKFSSCRGLLHHSRKHQNITAPDSSVMFKVYSDXLLAWFQVEEEIELPTGLCCNCTNSAICGWQFKQLCLESNKHWRRTTLLLSKTRFQPTSKDKTLYIGCNTLIRDNIENKHPTDAIDRLNSLVGSKKKKTRSKYKKKDVDNIYKCKDCGKDFTVPYFLNRHLLSTKKRACTLCGKILPRENLARHLNKVHAKFVLNCNICEKLFDDQFDLENHQIILHGDGSYQCKICKNGFKNERSLRAHMYTHTLFNCSSCNASFENRKCYTHHRKHCDGSKHTTEGIYECNDCGNIYTKKPSLKVHIVQKHLNVLPYVCQVCGKRSSTKTHHKAHELIHKTERKVYQCFCGAKMLTELGFNMHQRIHSGEKPYECTICGDRFLSASRRLDHIKRRHRSKEMAHRCDQCEARFPQEEYLFPKGFCISCTSVAIASYEFRVFVRKSEKLWTNCIESLQTVPTLTTSQKSIYAIVRDNLLIHTVNNFEGNAKDLLDHLTNRFVARKILIERKPRHPRHPRAGPSCSCTDCGKSFLSPYYLNMHLRNSGQKEACWLCGAMVIRGKEMHEHMAKIHKTDMFLCTECPMLFKSEMERKRHVKKCHGPGVLTCADCGRTFQRPGSFEVHLQMHAVRTCRACGAQFANRGCYREHRSKCEPNAKPDLKTIPRNKRSNIRDPATFTCDYCNKTYHSRPQLKNHILWIHMDIRPHQCQWCGKRFYTPARLAEHSVVHTRVRNFECDICGAKLVSKMAAVYHRRRHTGERPYECQDCGEKFISSSRRSEHAKRRHNRGARLQCTECHASFVRNHELKKHMDKVHNPDNHLMVKIKKEKFFPITKTEKL; this comes from the exons ATGTCACGACAAGTGGATGTAAAGGCCCTAGTATCGCACGTAGTTCGCGGTGACGGTGTTAATAGGTGCCGAATATGTATGGGAGATACTACAGAAGGACAAGTACACTTAAACGATACGGTTATAATGGACGGTGAAAGACCTGTAACGCTTTCCGAACTCCTGGAGACTGTTACTGGAATCCAG ATGCAGCTGGACACAGACGGAGACCTGCCAGCCGGAGTGTGTCCAGAATGCTCGAAATGCGCTTTAAACGCAGCGGAATTCAGAACACTATGCCACCATGCAATCAGCCAGTGGGAGTTAACTATTCAGCTCTTACAAAACTTACCCGGGCAATGTAATGAAAAAATCCAAACAATGTTTGCCATCATAGACAAAAGCCAAATGACTATCATCAATGATGACATGTCTGATGATTCATTCAGCATAAATTCAGCTGCTCAAAGATTAACAGAACACATAAACCCGCAAacgaatatcattaaaaaagataatcaTTTATCATTATGCAAATGTCCGAACTGCGGGAAAGAATTTCAGTATAGCCATCAATTAAGTCACCACTTAAAAGAATCAACGGATCTCAAACGTGCTTGCCATATTTGCTCAAAAATTATGTTACGTAATGATCTAGTCACGCACATGTTAGATGTTCATAAAAAGAATCCATATGATTGCAAAAAATGCCCCGCATTGCTGTATTCTCATAATCAATATATGAGACACTTAACGAAGGCACACACTCGTGGTGCATGTACGTGTATTGAATGTGGTCGTAATTTCCAATCGTCGAACGCTTATCATGCACATGTCTCGGTACACAGACCGAAAAGTTGTCCGAGCTGTGATAAATTGTTCCGCAATCAAACTTGTTACGTTTACCATGTGAAAGAATGTTGCAATTTAGATAGAAACAGAGAAGACACACATCACACAAAGAACAAAGTTACAGTAGACGTCAAGAATGAAAACAGCAAGAGAAATATAAAAGTAGGCCTCCGAGGGAGTGCGGCCAAGGAATGCATATGTGATCACTGTGGGAAGAAGTTTGCAGGGAAAAAGTTTGTCGCAGCACATATACAAATTGTTCACATGAAGAACACCCATCGCCCCTGTGTGTACTGTGGGAAGTTTCTAGCAGCAGCGCATATGACACAGCatgtaaaaaaacatgaatCAGATCCATCATACACATGTCAACATTGCAGTATAGTTCTCAAGACTCGGCTAGGATATATTCAACATTTACGCCTCCACACCGGAGAGAGACCGTACGCGTGTGATATTTGTGGTGAAACATTTTCGGCGTCTTCTAGACGGTCAGAACATATACGTAGAGTACATAAAAGCTCGGATATAATATTGAAGCAAGCGTGTCATTTGTGTCCAGCGAAATTTCGGCTCCCTTATAGATtgaaaaagcatttaaaaacaGTTCACAACGACGAAGGCGATGTGTCGCAATCGCAGTTCGAATGTCAAGTGTGCCACGATAAATTCAGTTCGTGCCGTGGGCTGTTACATCATAGCCGGAAACATCAAAACATAACAGCACCAGACTCATCAGTCATGTTCAAAGTTTACAGCG ACTGATTACTCGCATGGTTTCAGGTCGAGGAGGAAATCGAACTACCCACGGGCCTGTGCTGCAACTGCACGAACAGCGCCATCTGTGGGTGGCAGTTCAAACAGCTATGTCTCGAATCGAACAAACATTGGAGAAGGACAACGCTGTTGTTATCTAAAACGAGATTTCAGCCAACAAGCAAAGATAAAACATTGTACATCGGCTGCAATACTTTAATAAGggataatattgaaaacaaacacCCAACGGATGCGATCGATAGACTCAACTCGCTCGTCggttcaaagaaaaaaaaaacgagatctaaatataagaaaaaagacGTAGATAACATTTATAAGTGTAAGGATTGTGGCAAAGATTTCACGGTTCCCTATTTCTTGAATCGTCATTTGCTAAGTACGAAAAAACGCGCCTGCACTCTCTGCGGTAAGATTTTACCGAGAGAAAATTTGGCGAGACATTTGAATAAAGTTCACGCTAAGTTTGTGTTGAATTGCAATATCTGCGAGAAATTATTCGATGATCAATTCGATTTGGAAAATCACCAGATAATATTACACGGAGACGGCTCGTATCAATGTAAAATCTGTAAGAATGGCTTTAAAAACGAGAGATCCCTCCGTGCCCACATGTACACACACACCCTGTTCAATTGTTCATCCTGTAACGctagttttgaaaatagaaaatgtTACACGCATCACAGAAAACACTGCGATGGTTCCAAACACACAACAGAAGGTATATACGAATGCAATGATTGCGGTAATATATACACGAAGAAGCCGTCGTTAAAGGTTCACATCGTTCAGAAACATCTGAACGTTCTGCCGTATGTTTGTCAGGTATGCGGAAAACGTAGTTCGACGAAAACTCATCACAAAGCCCATGAACTCATCCACAAAACGGAAAGGAAAGTCTACCAATGTTTCTGCGGTGCGAAGATGCTGACAGAGCTCGGTTTCAATATGCACCAGAGAATACATTCCGGCGAAAAGCCCTACGAATGCACCATATGTGGTGACAGGTTCCTGTCGGCTTCGAGGAGGTTGGATCACATCAAGAGAAGACATAGGAGCAAGGAGATGGCGCACCGTTGTGATCAATGTGAGGCTAGGTTC CCCCAAGAAGAATATTTATTCCCAAAGGGTTTTTGTATATCTTGTACGAGTGTTGCGATTGCATCGTACGAGTTCAGAGTATTTGTACGAAAGTCAGAGAAACTGTGGACAAACTGTATAGAGTCGCTTCAAACGGTACCAACTTTGACGACGTCCCAGAAATCTATTTACGCGATCGTACGCGATAACTTATTAATCCATACCGTCAATAACTTCGAGGGTAACGCGAAGGATTTATTAGACCATCTCACGAATAGATTCGTAGCGAGGAAGATTTTAATAGAGAGGAAACCAAGGCACCCGAGACACCCCAGGGCTGGACCGTCGTGTAGCTGCACGGATTGTGGGAAAAGTTTTCTCAGTCCGTATTACTTGAATATGCATTTGCGTAATAGCGGTCAGAAAGAGGCTTGCTGGCTCTGTGGTGCGATGGTGATAAGAGGGAAAGAGATGCACGAACATATGGCAAAAATACATAAGACCGATATGTTCTTATGTACCGAATGTCCAATGCTCTTTAAAAGTGAGATGGAACGCAAGCGACACGTAAAGAAGTGTCACGGGCCAGGAGTATTGACGTGCGCTGATTGCGGTAGAACATTCCAGAGACCCGGATCGTTCGAAGTGCATCTACAAATGCACGCAGTTAGGACGTGCCGAGCTTGTGGCGCGCAGTTCGCGAATCGCGGTTGTTACAGGGAACACAGGTCGAAATGTGAACCGAACGCTAAACCGGACTTGAAAACGATACCGAGGAATAAGAGATCGAACATTCGAGATCCGGCAACGTTCACTTGTGACTATTGTAATAAAACGTACCATTCGCGTCCGCAGCTAAAGAACCACATATTATGGATACATATGGACATACGACCACATCAGTGTCAATGGTGCGGCAAGCGTTTTTACACTCCAGCGCGTTTAGCTGAACATTCGGTTGTTCACACGCGCGTCAGGAACTTCGAATGTGATATTTGTGGCGCGAAATTAGTATCCAAAATGGCCGCCGTATACCATAGACGAAGGCATACGGGCGAAAGGCCGTACGAATGTCAGGATTGCGGTGAAAAGTTTATATCGTCGTCACGGAGATCAGAACACGCGAAACGTAGACATAATAGAGGTGCTCGGCTCCAATGTACGGAGTGTCATGCGAGTTTTGTTAGGAATCATgagttaaaaaaacatatggATAAAGTTCATAATCCAGATAATCACTTgatggttaaaataaaaaaggaaaagttTTTCCCAATCACGAAAACTGAAAAgctttaa
- the LOC113401509 gene encoding T-complex protein 1 subunit eta: MQPQILVLKEGTDQSQGRPQLISNINACQLVVDAVRTTLGPRGMDKLIVDHNGKAVISNDGATIMKLLDIVHPAAKTLVDIAKSQDAEVGDGTTSVVILAGELLKRLKPFVEEGVHPRIIVRAVRTAGQLAVERVKELAVKIENRSPEEQRELLSKCASTAMSSKLIHQQKGHFSKMVVDAVLSLDAPLLPLDMIGIKKVAGGALEDSFLVAGVAFKKTFSYAGFEMQPKSYTDCKIALLNIELELKAERDNAEVRVDNVKEYQKVVDAEWQILYDKLAALHASGAQVVLSKLPIGDVATQYFADRDMFCAGRVTEEDLRRTQRACGGAVLSSVRDLAPAALGACARFDERQVGGERYNIFTGCPAAKTCTMILRGGAEQFLEETERSLHDAIMIVRRTIKNDAVVAGGGAIDMEISKHLRDYSKSIAGKEQLLIAGVARAFEAIPRQLCDNAGFDATNLLNKLRQKHHQGEVWFGVDIQKEDIADNFASCVWEPAIVKTNAITAACEAAAQILSIDETIKNVKGGGDMPAPGRGMGRPRMG, encoded by the exons atg CAACCACAGATCCTAGTGTTGAAAGAAGGGACGGATCAGTCTCAGGGCCGCCCTCAGCTTATCTCCAATATCAATGCCTGTCAACTTGTCGTAGATGCT GTACGTACGACTCTGGGTCCTCGTGGTATGGACAAATTGATTGTCGATCACAATGGAAAAGCTGTTATATCGAATGATGGTGCTACTATTATGAAG CTGCTAGATATTGTCCACCCGGCTGCTAAAACCCTGGTCGATATCGCCAAGTCTCAAGATGCTGAG GTCGGTGATGGTACCACCTCTGTGGTGATACTCGCTGGTGAGCTGTTGAAGAGGTTGAAACCGTTTGTTGAAGAAG gTGTCCACCCGAGGATCATCGTCCGCGCTGTGAGGACAGCCGGCCAATTAGCTGTGGAGAGAGTCAAGGAGTTGGCTGTCAAAATCGAGAACAGGTCTCCGGAGGAACAGAG GGAACTTCTAAGCAAATGCGCGTCAACAGCGATGTCTTCGAAGCTGATCCACCAGCAGAAAGGTCACTTTTCCAAAATGGTGGTCGATGCTGTCCTGTCATTGGACGCCCCCCTACTGCCCCTGGATATGATTG GGATCAAGAAAGTGGCCGGAGGTGCGCTGGAAGACTCGTTCCTCGTGGCGGGCGTTGCCTTCAAGAAGACTTTCTCGTACGCCGGCTTCGAGATGCAGCCGAAGAGCTACACCGATTGCAAGATTGCGCTGCTCAACATCGAATTGGAACTTAAAGCTGAGCGGGACAATGCTGAG GTGCGCGTCGACAACGTGAAGGAGTACCAGAAGGTGGTGGACGCGGAGTGGCAGATCCTGTACGACAAGCTGGCCGCGCTGCACGCCAGCGGCGCGCAGGTCGTGCTCAGCAAGCTGCCCATCGGCGACGTGGCCACGCAGTACTTCGCCGACCG CGACATGTTCTGCGCGGGGCGCGTGACGGAGGAGGACCTGCGGCGCACGCAGCGCGCGTGCGGCGGCGCCGTGCTGAGCTCCGTGCGCGACCTGGCGCCCGCCGCGCTCGGCGCCTGCGCGCGCTTCGACGAGCGCCAGGTGGGCGGCGAGCGCTACAACATCTTCACGG GTTGTCCCGCTGCGAAGACATGCACAATGATACTCCGCGGTGGAGCCGAACAGTTCCTGGAGGAGACGGAGAGGTCTCTACACGACGCCATCATGATCGTGAGGCGTACCATCAAGAATGACGCCGTCGTCGCCG GCGGCGGGGCCATAGACATGGAGATATCGAAGCACCTGCGCGACTACTCCAAGTCGATAGCGGGCAAGGAGCAGCTGCTGATCGCGGGCGTCGCGCGCGCCTTCGAGGCGATCCCGAGGCAGCTCTGCGACAACGCCGGCTTCGACGCCACCAACCTGCTCAACAAGCTCCGCCAGAAACATCACCAGG GTGAGGTGTGGTTCGGAGTGGACATCCAGAAGGAGGACATCGCCGACAACTTCGCGTCGTGCGTGTGGGAGCCCGCCATCGTCAAGACCAACGCCATCACCGCGGCCTGCGAGGCAGCCGCACAG ATCCTCTCAATCGACGAAACGATAAAGAACGTGAAGGGCGGCGGAGACATGCCGGCGCCGGGACGCGGCATGGGGCGGCCTCGCATGGGATAA